The following are from one region of the Rhodopirellula bahusiensis genome:
- the efp gene encoding elongation factor P, whose protein sequence is MATYNTSDFRKGLKVQIDGEPYLITEMNFVKPGKGNAMYKCKMKNLIRGTTLDRTYKGGDSLEAADVETTSVQFLYRQGQDYVFMDGTTFEQYEVPNEVAGEIWKYLKDGTECSMTLYNGAAIIVEPPQHVQLEVTECGPGTKGDTATNVTKPAMVETGAEFNVPGFIKEGNVIKINTINNEYVERVNN, encoded by the coding sequence AACACCAGCGATTTTCGCAAAGGACTGAAGGTTCAAATCGACGGCGAACCTTATTTGATAACCGAAATGAACTTCGTCAAACCCGGCAAGGGCAACGCGATGTACAAGTGCAAGATGAAAAACTTGATTCGCGGCACCACGCTGGACCGGACATACAAGGGCGGCGACTCATTGGAAGCCGCTGATGTGGAAACCACTTCGGTGCAATTCTTGTATCGCCAAGGGCAAGACTACGTGTTCATGGACGGCACCACGTTCGAGCAGTACGAAGTTCCCAACGAAGTCGCCGGCGAGATTTGGAAGTACCTCAAGGACGGCACCGAGTGCTCGATGACGCTTTACAACGGCGCCGCGATCATCGTCGAACCGCCACAACACGTTCAACTGGAAGTCACCGAGTGTGGCCCCGGCACCAAGGGCGACACAGCAACCAACGTTACCAAACCAGCGATGGTGGAAACCGGTGCCGAGTTCAACGTGCCTGGATTCATCAAGGAAGGCAACGTGATCAAGATCAACACGATCAACAACGAGTACGTCGAACGCGTCAACAACTGA